A genomic stretch from bacterium includes:
- a CDS encoding rod-binding protein yields the protein MPNILPLQLLNNNLPDYKFINKTNQANDFATALKNTQDKEKAKARLKEVSYEMESIFINQLLKEMRKSIHKTSLFHAGFSEEVFEDMLYDEYAKLMAKSDQFGLSKQIYDQLSKYL from the coding sequence ATGCCTAATATATTACCACTACAATTATTAAATAATAATCTTCCTGATTATAAATTTATCAATAAGACTAATCAAGCAAATGATTTTGCCACTGCCCTTAAAAATACTCAGGATAAAGAAAAGGCAAAGGCAAGATTAAAAGAAGTAAGTTATGAGATGGAGTCTATTTTTATCAATCAATTACTAAAAGAGATGCGTAAATCTATTCACAAAACCAGCCTTTTTCATGCCGGTTTTTCAGAAGAGGTTTTTGAAGATATGTTATATGATGAATATGCAAAATTAATGGCTAAATCAGACCAATTTGGTTTATCCAAGCAAATTTATGACCAATTAAGTAAATATTTGTGA